A single Nitrospirota bacterium DNA region contains:
- a CDS encoding SDR family oxidoreductase, translating into MLDRVALITGGAKGIGRAVALDLAGRGWSVAICYRTSAPEAEQTRVAIERHGVRAMAVPCDVSDPEAAEGLVRRVESDWGRVDALINAAGPYHRVNLLDETPDGWRSMFANNLDPVFFLSRAAAPGMKARKWGRIVNFAMANADQHIAQPMVTAHYIAKAGVLILTRSLAKLLAPHGITVNAISPGFVASGSAPESELQSVVKNIPAGYVGALDDAVSAVRFLLSDEARYVNGGNLHLSGGWGI; encoded by the coding sequence ATGCTCGATCGCGTGGCGTTGATCACGGGCGGAGCCAAGGGCATAGGACGGGCGGTGGCGCTGGATCTGGCGGGTCGGGGATGGTCGGTGGCGATTTGTTATCGCACCAGCGCGCCGGAAGCCGAACAGACGCGCGTCGCCATCGAACGGCACGGCGTACGGGCCATGGCGGTTCCGTGCGATGTGTCGGATCCGGAGGCGGCCGAGGGCCTGGTGCGACGGGTGGAAAGCGACTGGGGACGGGTCGATGCCTTGATCAACGCTGCCGGACCGTATCACCGCGTCAATCTGTTGGACGAAACACCCGATGGGTGGCGGTCGATGTTCGCCAATAATCTCGACCCGGTGTTCTTTCTCTCCCGCGCCGCGGCGCCGGGCATGAAGGCTCGGAAGTGGGGCCGAATCGTCAATTTCGCCATGGCGAACGCCGACCAGCACATCGCGCAGCCCATGGTGACCGCGCATTACATCGCGAAGGCCGGTGTCCTGATCCTCACGCGTTCGCTCGCCAAGCTGCTTGCGCCCCACGGCATCACGGTCAATGCGATCTCTCCGGGGTTCGTGGCGTCGGGCAGCGCGCCGGAGTCCGAACTCCAGTCCGTCGTCAAAAATATTCCGGCCGGGTACGTGGGCGCGCTCGACGACGCGGTCAGCGCCGTGCGCTTTCTGTTGTCGGACGAGGCGCGGTACGTCAATGGTGGGAATCTTCATTTGAGCGGCGGCTGGGGCATTTGA
- a CDS encoding phosphatidylglycerol lysyltransferase domain-containing protein gives MPSDVCLRCDVCCRFPERESFLRPYFTPQERERAIAAGLDADLLPDPAGGKIRLIPHPAGEGYICPAFNPATQYCRIYSVRPLDCRLYPLALMRDEEGRGRLLGLDNKCPYVQDTVHEPKLLGYARRIAARLSEPALSEVLAANPGLINRYQDDVRVVDAPATLEPLRLSDRSWVESLLDAAPAELGARTFTGVYIWREHFSYAWTWLHGYFCLFAAYGPHMYMPWPPLAGPDADPTQWRAAVDAGFEVMASAQDQGAAARIEGVSEAECGRFGVAGYEVLPHAVEYVYRREDLVNLRGNAYKSKRWAWNDFVKQQVFTVDALGDRHVEGCLSLYRQWRDTKVRQGSDPMAAAMSRDAESAHRVALTERGALGLSGLAVTIDGRVAGYTLGGPVRPTLFGVWLEIADPARRGLSVYLFREFCRAQTGVEWITALDDSGMESLARAKQSYRPARLVASYLVRRPVLSPLG, from the coding sequence GTGCCGAGCGACGTTTGTCTGCGCTGCGACGTGTGCTGCCGGTTTCCGGAGCGCGAGAGTTTCCTGCGCCCCTATTTCACGCCGCAGGAGCGCGAGCGCGCGATCGCGGCCGGTCTCGATGCCGACCTGCTTCCCGACCCCGCCGGCGGGAAGATTCGGCTGATCCCGCACCCGGCCGGCGAGGGCTACATCTGTCCGGCGTTCAACCCCGCGACCCAATATTGCCGAATCTACTCTGTACGGCCACTCGACTGTCGGTTGTACCCCCTGGCGTTGATGCGCGATGAGGAGGGGCGGGGTCGGTTGCTCGGTCTCGACAACAAATGCCCGTATGTGCAGGACACGGTCCATGAGCCGAAACTGCTCGGTTACGCGCGGCGAATCGCGGCCCGGCTGAGTGAGCCCGCGTTGTCAGAGGTGCTCGCGGCCAACCCCGGCCTGATCAATCGGTACCAGGACGACGTGCGCGTCGTCGACGCTCCCGCAACCCTTGAGCCGCTTCGGCTCTCGGACCGGTCTTGGGTCGAATCGCTCTTGGATGCCGCGCCCGCTGAATTGGGGGCCCGGACATTCACCGGCGTGTACATCTGGCGCGAGCACTTCAGTTATGCCTGGACGTGGCTCCACGGCTATTTTTGCCTGTTCGCCGCGTATGGACCCCACATGTATATGCCGTGGCCGCCGCTGGCTGGTCCGGACGCCGATCCCACGCAGTGGCGCGCGGCCGTGGACGCGGGGTTCGAGGTCATGGCGTCGGCACAGGATCAGGGGGCCGCGGCCCGGATCGAAGGGGTGAGCGAGGCTGAGTGCGGCCGGTTCGGTGTCGCCGGGTATGAGGTCCTCCCGCACGCCGTGGAGTACGTGTACCGGCGCGAGGATCTCGTCAATTTGAGAGGAAACGCTTATAAATCAAAGCGGTGGGCTTGGAATGATTTCGTGAAACAGCAGGTCTTTACTGTGGACGCCTTGGGCGACCGGCACGTTGAGGGGTGCCTGTCCCTCTACCGGCAGTGGCGGGACACCAAGGTCCGTCAAGGCTCCGACCCGATGGCCGCGGCCATGAGCCGGGATGCGGAGTCGGCGCACCGCGTGGCGCTGACCGAACGCGGTGCGCTGGGGCTGTCGGGACTGGCGGTGACGATCGATGGCCGGGTTGCCGGGTACACGCTGGGCGGTCCGGTGCGGCCCACGCTCTTCGGGGTGTGGCTCGAAATCGCGGACCCGGCGCGGCGTGGGTTGTCGGTATACTTGTTCCGGGAATTCTGCCGCGCGCAGACGGGAGTCGAGTGGATCACGGCGTTGGACGATTCGGGAATGGAGTCCTTGGCCCGGGCGAAACAGTCGTATCGCCCCGCGCGACTCGTCGCATCCTACCTGGTCCGGCGTCCAGTTCTTTCACCCTTGGGCTGA
- a CDS encoding TerB family tellurite resistance protein produces MLRAIQEFFDKRIGAAAVAPESSERALQLATAALLVEVSRADHDIKPEERRVISEAVRRTFTLSEHDTEVIVNLAEEETQTATSTHQFTHLIDKHFSLEHKIHIVELLWRVAFADADKDRHEEHLIRRISDLLHVPHREFIDAKIRARGRS; encoded by the coding sequence ATGTTGAGAGCGATCCAAGAATTTTTCGACAAGCGGATCGGGGCGGCGGCCGTTGCGCCCGAGTCTTCGGAGCGGGCGTTGCAACTCGCCACGGCGGCGTTGCTGGTCGAAGTCTCGCGGGCCGACCACGATATCAAGCCCGAGGAGCGCCGGGTGATCAGCGAGGCGGTCCGCCGAACGTTTACTCTGTCCGAGCACGACACCGAGGTCATCGTCAATCTGGCCGAGGAAGAAACGCAAACCGCCACGTCCACGCACCAATTCACCCACCTGATCGACAAGCACTTCTCCCTCGAGCACAAGATCCACATCGTGGAGCTCTTGTGGCGGGTCGCGTTCGCCGATGCCGACAAGGACCGGCACGAGGAGCACCTGATCCGCCGAATCAGCGACCTGCTCCACGTTCCGCACCGGGAGTTCATCGACGCAAAGATCCGGGCGCGAGGGCGGTCGTAG
- a CDS encoding tRNA-dihydrouridine synthase family protein, with amino-acid sequence MDGVTDAAFRFIAARHGRPDLIVTEFTHVEGICRGIPAVLRHLVHHEAERPVVAQVFGSEPDAFYKAAHVVAALGFDGLDINMGCPDKAVAAHGCGAALIRTPERALTIIRAAQAGVNDWASGQELGALGLPADTVESIERMAEVRRGDRPRRLIPVSVKTRLGYDRVVVDSWIAALLDAEPAAVSIHGRTLAQRYQGEADWDAIARAAALARRTSTLLLGNGDLMTPADVVRRVRETGVHGVLIGRGALGNPWIFRSSDAIRTACADPGTDDPDPPRVEAAERWRVAREHAALFDRLRGHVPFTVMRKHLGWYVRGPEDRPGLRARLVQVRDLAELDAVLVEASPMCV; translated from the coding sequence ATGGACGGGGTGACGGACGCGGCGTTCCGTTTCATTGCGGCACGCCACGGCCGCCCCGACCTCATCGTAACCGAGTTCACCCACGTTGAGGGGATCTGCCGGGGCATCCCCGCGGTGTTGCGTCACCTGGTCCATCACGAGGCCGAGCGCCCGGTCGTGGCGCAGGTGTTCGGGTCGGAACCCGACGCGTTCTACAAGGCCGCACACGTGGTCGCCGCGCTGGGCTTCGACGGCCTCGACATCAACATGGGATGCCCGGACAAGGCCGTGGCCGCGCACGGGTGCGGCGCAGCGCTGATCCGCACCCCGGAGCGGGCGCTGACCATCATCCGCGCCGCGCAGGCCGGGGTGAACGACTGGGCCTCTGGCCAGGAGCTCGGCGCGCTGGGGCTCCCCGCCGATACCGTGGAATCGATCGAGCGCATGGCGGAGGTGCGACGCGGAGACCGGCCTCGGCGACTGATCCCGGTATCCGTGAAGACCCGCTTGGGATACGACCGGGTGGTGGTGGACTCGTGGATCGCCGCGCTGCTCGACGCCGAACCCGCTGCGGTCTCCATTCACGGACGCACGCTCGCCCAGCGCTACCAAGGCGAGGCGGACTGGGACGCGATCGCACGCGCCGCGGCCCTCGCGCGCCGCACCTCCACGCTGCTGCTCGGCAACGGCGATCTCATGACGCCTGCGGACGTGGTGCGGCGCGTGCGGGAGACCGGCGTCCACGGGGTGTTGATCGGCCGCGGAGCACTTGGTAATCCCTGGATCTTTCGATCCAGCGACGCGATCCGCACGGCGTGCGCCGACCCCGGCACAGACGATCCCGACCCGCCGCGAGTCGAAGCGGCCGAGCGGTGGCGCGTAGCGCGCGAGCACGCCGCGTTGTTCGATCGCCTGCGCGGCCACGTACCGTTCACCGTGATGCGCAAACACCTGGGCTGGTATGTCCGCGGGCCGGAAGACCGGCCCGGGCTTCGGGCCCGACTGGTCCAGGTGCGCGACCTGGCCGAGCTGGACGCCGTACTGGTGGAGGCGTCCCCGATGTGCGTCTAG
- a CDS encoding Maf family protein encodes MNRFLILASTSPRRRELLARLGVPFEVVPPRYEEVVEPHEPAEQQAVRFALGKARSIARPDAVVIGSDTLVVVDHQILGKPVDRTDAERMLTLLQGRAHRVVTAVALVAPGCSDQVIVDTAWVHMRSASPEEIQAYVETGEPMDKAGAYAAQGLGARFIDKIDGDATTVIGLPLLKLAAALRQMGISPSVDAAR; translated from the coding sequence TTGAACAGGTTCTTAATCCTCGCGTCAACGTCGCCTCGTCGCCGGGAGCTGCTCGCGCGGCTCGGCGTTCCGTTCGAGGTGGTGCCCCCTCGGTACGAAGAGGTCGTCGAGCCGCACGAGCCGGCCGAGCAACAGGCCGTTCGTTTCGCGCTGGGCAAGGCCCGCTCCATTGCCCGACCGGACGCCGTGGTGATCGGCAGCGACACCCTGGTGGTCGTGGATCACCAGATCCTGGGCAAGCCGGTGGACCGAACCGATGCGGAGCGGATGCTCACCTTGTTACAGGGTCGCGCCCACCGGGTAGTCACCGCAGTGGCGTTGGTGGCGCCAGGCTGTTCCGACCAGGTGATCGTGGATACGGCCTGGGTCCACATGCGCTCGGCCAGCCCCGAGGAGATCCAGGCCTACGTGGAGACCGGAGAGCCGATGGACAAGGCCGGCGCGTATGCGGCGCAGGGCTTAGGCGCCCGCTTCATCGACAAGATCGACGGCGATGCCACCACCGTCATCGGCCTACCCCTCCTGAAACTCGCCGCCGCCCTGCGCCAAATGGGGATCTCGCCGTCGGTCGACGCCGCACGGTGA